TTGTGGGGACGATTCTTAAAGTTTGTGGTCCTCTTCTTACATTTGTGATGGCCCGCATTTTTGGTGCAGCGGAATTTGGTATTTTCGTTTCTGCGCAAACATTGATTTTGACGATTGCTCATTCGGCAACGTTAGGGCTGGACAAGGGCTTGTATTGGTATCTTCCGCAGAACAAGCTGAACAATCGCGTTTTACACGATGGCATCATGGAATCATTCTGGATTTCGGTTGCCATTGCGTTGCTTTGTACGGCGGTCATCTTTGTTGGATCGTTTACGCCCTATATCTCAGCGGAATTGCCCTGGTATGCGCTTTCCCTGTTGTTCTATGTGGGTACCTATGTCTTTAGTACCGCGTCAGAGGGAAACCGCCGCCCGCAAAACGCCGTGTTTGTTAATTCTTTCTTGACGGTCACGCTTGCGCCAGCAACTTCTATTGCTCTCTATTACGGTGGAATTCCGCATGCTCTTCCGTTGGGCTTGCTTGTGGGGCAGGTCGTAGGTTTTATGGTCCATTTTGTCCTGGTCCGTCGGCAATTCCCGGATATGCCGATGAATCCTGGCAAGCTGGTTTCTAGAAGCCTGTTGCTTTATTCTCTTCCGCTTGGTTTTGGTGAATTTGTTTCGTCGTTCCTGGTTCGTTCAAGTCTTTGGCTTGTCATGTTGTTCCTTGGGCCTGAAAAGGCGGGTGCTTATGGCATTATGGTTACGATTTCAAATGCCCTTCAGACAATTCGCGTTGGCTTCACTCCTATTCTTACACCTGTCGTTGCGGGCATGGACAAGGATCGTCTGCATACGGACTTGAAACCGGTGTATAGTTATTGCGTTTTTATGGTGACGTTTATCCAGCTGCTCATTGGGTTCTTCATTGTGCTGTTCCCGGGTGAAATTTTGGGCATTGCCGGCAAGGATTTCATTGTGCAGCCTGAAACTCTTGGCATATTGCTTTTGGTTCATCTAGTTGCTGGTTTTGGAGGAATGTCCATTGTCGTTTTGAACGGCATGGGAAAAAGCCTCTACTCCCTTAAAATGGATGTCCTTTCACTTGGCGTAGCGCTTATTTCGGGATATTTCCTGATTCCCGCTTTTGGGCTTGTCGGTGCGGCGCTTTCTATGCTTTGCTATAATCTGGTGGCGATTGTTTGCAATAACATATACCTTTTCAAAATGGGACTGTGGCCGTATTCCTCGAAGCTCATTTCCCAGAT
This genomic interval from Fibrobacter sp. UWB4 contains the following:
- a CDS encoding oligosaccharide flippase family protein, translated to MENLEADSKFLKKALIVNVVGTILKVCGPLLTFVMARIFGAAEFGIFVSAQTLILTIAHSATLGLDKGLYWYLPQNKLNNRVLHDGIMESFWISVAIALLCTAVIFVGSFTPYISAELPWYALSLLFYVGTYVFSTASEGNRRPQNAVFVNSFLTVTLAPATSIALYYGGIPHALPLGLLVGQVVGFMVHFVLVRRQFPDMPMNPGKLVSRSLLLYSLPLGFGEFVSSFLVRSSLWLVMLFLGPEKAGAYGIMVTISNALQTIRVGFTPILTPVVAGMDKDRLHTDLKPVYSYCVFMVTFIQLLIGFFIVLFPGEILGIAGKDFIVQPETLGILLLVHLVAGFGGMSIVVLNGMGKSLYSLKMDVLSLGVALISGYFLIPAFGLVGAALSMLCYNLVAIVCNNIYLFKMGLWPYSSKLISQIVWIVGLIAFYIVINAKFTDLDLITKALVYAVVLAMLGIYWIVQKKKIEADKDSAQKVSK